A genomic segment from Streptomyces sp. NBC_01233 encodes:
- the lepB gene encoding signal peptidase I: MGSRGRPRGGREWEPEPEPEPTPVPVVEGGRAERRRTARKVRRRRRTRRAGELPLLVVVALCIALLLKTFLVQAFFIPSGSMEQTIRIGDRVLVDKLTPWFGSKVERGDVVVFKDPGGWLRGEAARPAQDPVGVKQIKQGLTFIGLLPSADEQDLIKRVIGVGGDTVKCCDSRGRVTVNGSPLDEPYVNPGNAPSDIAFEVEVPVGRLFVMGDHRANSSDSRFHLDEAFEGTIDENGVVGEAVVIAWPFGHWKRLEQPATFRMVPDQARSEGRGRRRRRRGVPFA; encoded by the coding sequence ATGGGTAGCCGGGGACGGCCGCGCGGCGGACGGGAGTGGGAGCCCGAACCGGAGCCGGAACCGACGCCCGTCCCCGTGGTCGAGGGCGGCCGGGCCGAACGGCGCCGGACGGCCCGCAAGGTGCGCCGGCGCCGCCGCACGCGCCGCGCGGGCGAGCTGCCGCTGCTGGTCGTGGTGGCCCTGTGCATAGCCCTGCTGCTCAAGACCTTCCTGGTGCAGGCCTTCTTCATCCCGTCGGGCTCGATGGAGCAGACCATCCGCATCGGCGACCGGGTCCTCGTGGACAAGCTGACCCCGTGGTTCGGCTCCAAGGTCGAGCGCGGCGACGTCGTCGTGTTCAAGGACCCCGGCGGCTGGCTCAGGGGCGAGGCGGCCCGGCCCGCCCAGGATCCGGTCGGCGTCAAACAGATCAAGCAGGGCCTGACCTTCATCGGCCTGCTGCCCTCGGCCGATGAGCAGGACCTCATCAAGCGCGTCATCGGCGTGGGCGGGGACACCGTCAAGTGCTGCGACAGCAGGGGCCGGGTCACCGTCAACGGCTCACCGCTGGACGAGCCGTACGTGAACCCGGGCAACGCCCCCTCGGACATCGCCTTCGAGGTCGAGGTGCCGGTCGGCCGGCTCTTCGTGATGGGCGACCACCGGGCGAATTCCTCGGACTCACGCTTCCACCTCGACGAGGCCTTCGAAGGCACCATCGACGAGAACGGGGTCGTGGGCGAAGCCGTGGTGATCGCCTGGCCGTTCGGGCACTGGAAGCGACTGGAACAGCCCGCGACCTTCCGCATGGTGCCCGATCAGGCACGGAGTGAAGGACGCGGACGGCGTAGGCGCCGTCGGGGCGTCCCGTTCGCATAG
- a CDS encoding RNA-binding protein, translated as MLEEALEHLVKGIVDNPDEVQVASRNLRRGQVLEVRVHPDDLGKVIGRNGRTARALRTVVGAIGGRGIRVDLVDVDQVR; from the coding sequence ATGCTCGAGGAGGCTCTTGAGCACCTCGTAAAGGGCATTGTGGACAACCCCGACGAAGTGCAGGTCGCCTCGCGCAACCTGCGCCGTGGGCAGGTGCTCGAGGTCCGGGTTCACCCCGACGACCTCGGCAAGGTGATCGGCCGCAACGGCCGCACCGCACGTGCTCTGCGTACCGTCGTGGGCGCCATCGGCGGCCGTGGGATCCGCGTCGACCTCGTCGACGTGGACCAGGTCCGCTGA
- a CDS encoding DUF2469 domain-containing protein, giving the protein MSAEDLEKYETEMELKLYREYRDVVGLFKYVIETERRFYLTNDYEMQVHSVQGEVFFEVSMADAWVWDMYRPARFVKQVRVLTFKDVNIEELNKSDLELPGS; this is encoded by the coding sequence ATGAGTGCCGAGGACCTCGAAAAGTACGAGACCGAGATGGAGCTGAAGCTCTATCGGGAGTACCGCGACGTCGTCGGGCTGTTCAAGTATGTGATCGAGACCGAACGCCGTTTCTACCTCACCAACGACTACGAGATGCAGGTGCACTCGGTCCAGGGTGAGGTGTTCTTCGAGGTCTCGATGGCCGACGCGTGGGTCTGGGACATGTACCGGCCGGCCCGCTTCGTGAAGCAGGTCCGTGTGCTGACCTTCAAGGACGTGAACATCGAGGAGCTCAACAAGAGCGACCTCGAACTGCCCGGCAGCTGA
- a CDS encoding YraN family protein, producing the protein MNAKGVAQQALGRYGEELAARRLTEAGMTVIARNWRCRGGEIDIVARDGDALVVCEVKTRRAGDFEHPMAAVRPAKAERLRGLAGRWLADHGGPPPGGVRIDLVGVLLPRRGAPLVEHVRGVA; encoded by the coding sequence ATGAACGCGAAGGGCGTGGCACAGCAGGCATTGGGGCGGTACGGCGAGGAACTCGCCGCGCGGCGGCTGACCGAGGCCGGCATGACGGTGATCGCACGGAACTGGCGGTGCCGCGGCGGGGAGATCGACATCGTCGCGCGGGACGGGGACGCCCTCGTCGTGTGCGAGGTCAAGACCCGCCGGGCGGGTGACTTCGAACATCCCATGGCCGCCGTGCGGCCCGCCAAGGCCGAGCGCTTACGGGGGCTCGCGGGGCGGTGGCTCGCCGACCACGGCGGACCGCCCCCGGGCGGCGTGCGCATCGACCTCGTCGGGGTCCTGCTGCCGCGGCGCGGTGCGCCCCTGGTGGAACACGTCAGGGGGGTGGCCTGA
- a CDS encoding YifB family Mg chelatase-like AAA ATPase, protein MGFARACSVALVGVDGVVVEVQADLEPGVAAFTLVGLPDKTLVESRDRVRAAVVNSGAAWPQKKLTVGLSPASVPKSGAGFDLAVAAAVLGAAEVVDPGAIADLVLIGELGLDGRVRPVRGILPAVLAAMEAGYRQVVVPQQCAAEAALVPDVSVLGVRSLRQLIAVLTGGAVPEEDPPDPPGRPDPILAGLLVPGAGLGAGLAPGRSGRGDAADFPDLADVAGQQTARRALEVAAAGGHHLFLSGPPGAGKTMLAERLPWILPPLTRQDSVEVTAVHSVAGILPPGEPLVARPPYCAPHHSATMQSLVGGGTGIPRPGAVSLAHRGVLFLDEAAEFHGRALDALRQPLESGHVVIARAAGVVRLPARFLMVLAANPCPCGRHTLLGAGCECPPSVIRRYQARLSGPLLDRVDLRVEVEPVTRSDLLGQGGRGEATAVVAERVREARERAGARLADTPWRLNSEVPGQELRTRWHAGPGALAQAERDLERGLLTARGLDRVLRVAWTVADLRGRDRPDALDVAVALELRTGIARGAIPVTGGGT, encoded by the coding sequence ATGGGGTTCGCGCGAGCCTGCTCGGTGGCCCTGGTCGGCGTCGACGGGGTGGTGGTCGAGGTCCAGGCCGATCTGGAGCCCGGGGTCGCGGCGTTCACCCTGGTGGGGCTGCCGGACAAGACCCTGGTCGAGAGCAGGGACCGGGTGCGCGCGGCCGTGGTCAACTCGGGGGCGGCCTGGCCGCAGAAGAAGCTCACGGTCGGGCTCAGTCCTGCCTCCGTGCCGAAGTCCGGCGCCGGATTCGACCTGGCCGTCGCCGCGGCGGTGCTCGGGGCGGCCGAGGTGGTCGACCCGGGGGCCATCGCCGATCTCGTCCTCATCGGGGAGCTGGGACTGGACGGCCGGGTCCGTCCGGTCCGGGGGATCCTGCCGGCGGTCCTCGCCGCGATGGAGGCCGGATACCGGCAGGTGGTGGTGCCGCAGCAGTGCGCCGCCGAGGCCGCGCTCGTGCCGGACGTCTCGGTGCTCGGCGTGCGCAGCCTGCGCCAGCTGATCGCGGTCCTGACCGGCGGGGCGGTCCCCGAGGAGGATCCGCCCGACCCGCCGGGGCGCCCCGATCCGATACTGGCCGGCCTGCTGGTCCCGGGTGCGGGGCTGGGTGCGGGGCTCGCCCCGGGCCGCTCCGGCCGGGGGGACGCCGCGGACTTCCCCGACCTCGCCGACGTGGCCGGGCAGCAGACGGCGCGCCGCGCCCTGGAGGTGGCGGCCGCCGGAGGGCACCACCTCTTCCTCAGCGGACCCCCGGGCGCGGGCAAGACGATGCTGGCCGAGCGGCTGCCCTGGATCCTGCCGCCGCTGACCCGACAGGACTCCGTGGAGGTCACGGCCGTCCACTCGGTCGCGGGGATCCTCCCGCCCGGCGAACCGCTGGTCGCCCGGCCGCCGTACTGCGCACCGCACCATTCGGCGACCATGCAGTCCCTGGTGGGCGGCGGGACCGGTATCCCGAGGCCCGGAGCGGTTTCCCTGGCGCACCGCGGCGTGCTCTTTCTGGACGAGGCCGCGGAGTTCCACGGCCGGGCCCTCGACGCGCTGCGGCAGCCCCTCGAATCGGGACACGTGGTCATCGCCCGGGCCGCGGGCGTGGTGAGGCTGCCGGCCCGGTTCCTGATGGTGCTCGCGGCGAACCCCTGCCCGTGCGGGCGCCACACCCTGCTGGGAGCCGGGTGCGAATGCCCGCCCTCGGTGATCCGGCGCTATCAGGCGCGGCTGTCCGGGCCGCTGCTCGACCGGGTGGACCTGAGGGTGGAGGTCGAGCCCGTCACCCGGTCCGATCTGCTGGGGCAGGGCGGGCGGGGGGAGGCCACCGCCGTGGTCGCCGAACGGGTGCGGGAGGCCCGGGAGCGCGCCGGGGCCCGGCTCGCCGACACGCCGTGGCGGCTCAACTCCGAAGTGCCCGGACAGGAATTGCGGACCCGGTGGCACGCGGGCCCCGGGGCACTGGCGCAGGCCGAGCGCGATCTGGAGCGGGGGCTGCTCACCGCGCGCGGGCTGGACCGGGTCCTGCGGGTCGCCTGGACCGTGGCCGACCTGCGGGGGCGGGACCGGCCCGACGCGCTGGACGTGGCCGTGGCGCTGGAGTTGCGGACCGGGATCGCCCGCGGGGCCATCCCGGTGACGGGAGGCGGGACATGA
- the lepB gene encoding signal peptidase I: MDTEAPHTQRGHSSPGEREERPRFAFSTTGKPAVGRRASGRPANGRALTRGTLTWRRAGVLGVICTVFLLLVSNFVVQPFLIPSRSMEPTLQVGDRVLVNKLAYRFGDRPGRGDLVVFDGTGSFVGERPEGNPVGVLLHGAASALGLAEPSDTDFVKRVVGVGGDDVVCCDAGGRVEVNGVPLDEPYLYPGDAPSKVPFRIVVPLGSLWVMGDHRSQSRDSRDHLGEPGGGMVPVEKVIGRADWTGWPVSRWGSVGGGHG, encoded by the coding sequence ATGGACACCGAAGCACCTCACACGCAGCGCGGCCACTCTTCCCCCGGCGAGAGGGAAGAGCGGCCGCGTTTTGCGTTCTCCACGACCGGGAAGCCGGCGGTGGGGCGGCGGGCGTCCGGGCGCCCCGCGAACGGGCGGGCGCTGACCCGGGGCACGCTGACCTGGCGGCGGGCCGGCGTGCTCGGTGTGATCTGCACCGTCTTCCTGCTGCTGGTCAGCAACTTCGTCGTCCAGCCCTTCCTGATCCCGAGCCGCTCCATGGAGCCGACGCTCCAGGTCGGCGACCGGGTGCTGGTCAACAAGCTGGCGTACCGTTTCGGCGACCGGCCGGGCCGCGGGGACCTGGTGGTCTTCGACGGCACGGGCTCCTTCGTGGGGGAACGCCCGGAGGGCAATCCGGTCGGCGTGCTGCTCCACGGCGCGGCCTCGGCGCTCGGGCTCGCGGAGCCGTCCGACACCGACTTCGTGAAGAGGGTCGTGGGCGTCGGCGGCGACGACGTGGTGTGCTGCGACGCCGGCGGGCGGGTCGAGGTCAACGGCGTGCCGCTGGACGAGCCGTACCTGTATCCCGGTGACGCTCCCTCGAAGGTGCCGTTCCGGATCGTCGTACCCCTGGGGAGCCTGTGGGTGATGGGTGATCATCGGTCCCAGTCCCGGGACTCGCGGGACCACCTCGGGGAACCGGGCGGGGGGATGGTGCCGGTGGAGAAGGTGATCGGGCGGGCCGACTGGACCGGCTGGCCGGTTTCGCGCTGGGGTTCCGTCGGCGGCGGTCATGGGTAG
- a CDS encoding NUDIX hydrolase: MSADPAGTGRRKVSRVILLDPDDRILLLHGFEPADPSDDWWFTPGGGLEGTETREQAALRELAEETGITEVELGPVLWHRYCSFPFDGRRWEQDEWYFLARTSRTETEMGGLTELERRSVTGARWWTSEELLSAHETVYPTRLAELLRTLLDDGPPGAPVVLAPEIV; encoded by the coding sequence GTGTCCGCTGACCCGGCCGGGACCGGCCGCCGGAAGGTGTCGCGGGTGATCCTCTTGGACCCGGACGACCGGATCCTGCTGCTGCACGGCTTCGAGCCCGCGGACCCCTCGGACGACTGGTGGTTCACCCCGGGCGGCGGGCTGGAGGGCACCGAGACCAGGGAGCAGGCCGCGCTGCGCGAGCTGGCGGAGGAGACGGGGATCACCGAGGTGGAGCTGGGGCCGGTGCTCTGGCACCGCTACTGCTCGTTCCCCTTCGACGGGCGCCGCTGGGAGCAGGACGAGTGGTACTTCCTGGCACGTACCAGCCGGACGGAGACCGAGATGGGCGGGCTCACCGAGCTGGAGCGGCGCAGCGTCACCGGAGCCAGGTGGTGGACCTCCGAGGAACTTCTCTCGGCCCATGAGACGGTGTACCCGACCAGACTCGCCGAGCTGCTCCGTACGCTGCTCGACGACGGTCCTCCGGGTGCGCCGGTGGTCCTGGCCCCGGAAATCGTTTAG
- the dprA gene encoding DNA-processing protein DprA, which translates to MTGAGDEELLARAALTRVLEPGDEHGGRWLREHGAVGLMGLLTGPEAGSEAPAGVGPERLAGYRRRAALADPRRDLERAVASGGRFVFPGSGEWPTQLDDLGDARPVGLWLRGRPNLRTWALRSVSVVGARACTPYGAHMAQTLAAGLAERGWVVVSGAAFGIDGAAHRGALAPGGATAAVLACGVDVAYPRGHSGLLDRIAGQGLILGELPPGSHPTPSRFVLRNRVIAALTRGTVVVEAAHRSGSLVTARRAQQLGRITMGVPGAATSTLSAGVHELLRGEALLVTDAAEVVELVGSIGELAPERRGPVLARDLLDRDTARVLEALPAGRPADVAELALACGTGADEVIGRLYELHSLGFVERQGDGWQLSRQTAGVDIQTRSTRRGGR; encoded by the coding sequence ATGACCGGCGCAGGGGACGAGGAACTGCTGGCGCGGGCAGCACTGACGCGGGTGCTCGAGCCCGGGGACGAGCACGGCGGGCGCTGGCTGCGGGAGCACGGCGCGGTGGGGCTGATGGGGCTGCTGACCGGCCCCGAGGCGGGATCGGAGGCTCCGGCGGGGGTGGGGCCGGAGCGTCTCGCCGGGTACCGCAGACGCGCGGCGCTGGCCGATCCGCGGCGCGACCTCGAACGGGCCGTCGCATCGGGAGGCCGGTTCGTGTTTCCGGGATCGGGGGAGTGGCCGACCCAGCTCGACGACCTCGGCGACGCCCGCCCCGTCGGGCTGTGGCTGCGGGGCCGGCCGAACCTGCGGACCTGGGCGCTGCGTTCGGTGTCCGTGGTCGGGGCCCGGGCCTGCACCCCGTACGGCGCGCACATGGCCCAGACCCTGGCCGCCGGGCTCGCCGAGCGGGGCTGGGTCGTGGTCTCCGGCGCCGCGTTCGGGATCGACGGCGCCGCCCACCGAGGGGCCCTCGCCCCGGGCGGCGCGACCGCGGCGGTGCTGGCCTGCGGGGTGGACGTCGCCTACCCCCGCGGACACTCCGGGCTGCTCGACCGGATCGCCGGCCAGGGACTGATCCTCGGCGAACTGCCGCCCGGCAGCCACCCGACCCCCAGCCGGTTCGTCCTGCGCAACCGGGTCATCGCGGCCCTCACGCGGGGCACGGTCGTCGTGGAGGCCGCGCACCGCAGCGGGTCCCTCGTCACCGCCCGGCGGGCCCAGCAGCTCGGGCGGATCACGATGGGTGTCCCGGGGGCCGCCACCAGCACGCTCTCGGCCGGGGTGCACGAGTTGCTGCGCGGCGAGGCCTTGCTCGTCACCGACGCGGCGGAAGTCGTCGAACTGGTGGGCTCGATCGGCGAGCTGGCTCCCGAGCGGCGCGGCCCGGTGCTCGCCAGGGACCTTCTGGACCGGGACACGGCCCGGGTGCTCGAAGCGCTGCCGGCCGGACGCCCGGCCGACGTGGCGGAGCTGGCACTTGCCTGCGGCACCGGCGCCGATGAAGTCATCGGCAGACTGTACGAACTTCACTCTCTGGGGTTCGTCGAACGGCAGGGCGACGGCTGGCAGTTGAGCAGACAAACGGCTGGAGTGGACATACAAACCCGGTCCACCCGGCGAGGCGGTCGTTGA
- the lepB gene encoding signal peptidase I — protein sequence MAVGARSGRDEGEERPDDAVEREADEDGTAAPAHRSFWKELPLLIGIALLLALLIKTFLVQAFSIPSDSMQDTLQRGDRVLVDKLTPWFGSEPERGEVVVFHDPANWLSGEPTPEPNFVQKALSWIGLMPSAEEKDLIKRTIAIGGDTVECKKGGPVVVNGKALDEPYIYPGNTPCDDAPFGPITVPKGKIWVMGDHRQNSQDSRYHMQDSTQGFVPVDKVVGRAVVIAWPITRWSTLPIPDTFDQPGIGNQAAATALGLGAAGLAPVGLGPAALGLVGAVPLVMWRRQKLTTGRTAR from the coding sequence GTGGCGGTAGGCGCACGTTCCGGACGCGACGAGGGCGAGGAGCGGCCGGACGATGCAGTCGAGCGCGAGGCCGACGAGGACGGTACCGCGGCGCCCGCGCACCGCTCGTTCTGGAAGGAGCTTCCGCTCCTCATCGGCATCGCCCTGCTGCTGGCCCTGCTGATCAAGACCTTCCTGGTCCAGGCGTTCTCGATCCCGTCCGACTCGATGCAGGACACCTTGCAGCGCGGGGACCGGGTGCTGGTGGACAAGCTGACCCCGTGGTTCGGTTCCGAGCCGGAGCGCGGTGAGGTCGTGGTCTTCCACGACCCTGCGAACTGGCTCTCGGGGGAGCCCACTCCGGAGCCGAACTTCGTGCAGAAGGCCCTCAGCTGGATCGGCCTGATGCCGTCCGCCGAGGAGAAGGACCTGATCAAGAGGACGATCGCCATCGGCGGTGACACGGTCGAGTGCAAGAAGGGGGGACCGGTCGTCGTCAACGGCAAGGCGCTCGACGAGCCGTACATCTACCCCGGCAACACCCCGTGCGACGACGCCCCCTTCGGTCCGATCACCGTGCCCAAGGGCAAGATCTGGGTGATGGGCGACCACCGGCAGAACTCCCAGGACTCCCGCTACCACATGCAGGACTCCACCCAGGGCTTCGTGCCGGTCGACAAGGTCGTCGGCCGGGCCGTCGTGATCGCGTGGCCGATCACCCGCTGGTCGACCCTGCCGATCCCGGACACCTTCGACCAGCCGGGCATCGGCAACCAGGCCGCCGCGACCGCGCTCGGTCTCGGGGCCGCCGGGCTGGCGCCGGTCGGGCTGGGCCCGGCCGCGCTGGGGCTCGTGGGGGCGGTTCCGCTCGTCATGTGGCGCAGGCAGAAGCTGACCACCGGTCGTACCGCCCGGTAG
- the lepB gene encoding signal peptidase I has translation MGGTQAIRSGKDGRGGLGNVLSGLAVAIGFALFLGGFVWGAFLYQPYTVPTDSMMPTVRPGDRVLAQRIDGGEVRRGDVVIFTDSMWSDSPMVKRVVGIGGDTVKCCGAGGELTVNGTPLDEPYADTTRPDTGLAMPPGQAPPPGTPFEVTVPEGNLFLLGDRRAASLDSRAHLQEAGQGTVPRSAVSARVDALAWPSVKMLERPATYAALPGGTSRPGPLPLQLVAVVAGAVLVLLGAAYGPVARVLGRGRRQERAGVR, from the coding sequence ATGGGCGGAACACAAGCAATACGCAGTGGCAAGGATGGCCGCGGCGGTCTCGGCAATGTGCTGTCGGGACTCGCCGTGGCCATCGGCTTTGCGCTCTTCCTCGGCGGCTTCGTGTGGGGGGCGTTCCTCTACCAGCCCTACACGGTGCCGACCGACTCGATGATGCCGACCGTACGGCCCGGGGACCGGGTGCTCGCGCAGCGCATCGACGGCGGGGAGGTGCGCCGCGGGGACGTGGTCATCTTCACTGATTCCATGTGGAGCGATTCGCCCATGGTCAAGCGGGTCGTCGGCATCGGCGGCGACACCGTGAAGTGCTGCGGCGCGGGCGGCGAGCTGACGGTGAACGGCACGCCGCTGGACGAGCCGTACGCCGACACCACCCGCCCGGACACGGGTCTGGCCATGCCTCCGGGTCAGGCCCCGCCGCCCGGAACCCCCTTCGAGGTGACGGTCCCCGAGGGGAACCTCTTCCTGCTGGGCGACCGGCGGGCCGCCTCCCTGGACTCCCGGGCCCACCTGCAGGAGGCCGGGCAGGGGACCGTGCCGAGGTCGGCCGTCAGCGCCCGCGTCGACGCCCTGGCCTGGCCCTCCGTGAAGATGCTGGAGCGTCCGGCGACGTACGCCGCCCTGCCCGGCGGGACCTCGCGGCCCGGGCCGCTGCCGCTCCAGCTGGTGGCGGTGGTGGCCGGCGCCGTCCTGGTCCTGCTGGGGGCCGCGTACGGGCCAGTGGCACGGGTCCTGGGGCGCGGGCGGCGGCAGGAGCGGGCCGGTGTCCGCTGA
- the rimM gene encoding ribosome maturation factor RimM (Essential for efficient processing of 16S rRNA), translating to MELVVARIGRAHGIKGEVTVEVRTDEPELRLSPGAVLKTEPASAGPLTIETGRVHSGRLMLRFAGVKDRTGAEALRNILLIAEVDPAELPEEPDEYYDHQLMDLDVVLADGTEIGRITEISHLPSQDLFIVERPDGSEVMIPFVEEIVAEIDLEEQRCVITPPPGLIDEREAVIDSTRDEDSGDDA from the coding sequence GTGGAGTTGGTAGTCGCGCGGATCGGCCGCGCCCACGGCATCAAGGGTGAGGTCACCGTCGAGGTGCGCACCGACGAGCCGGAACTGCGGCTCAGTCCCGGCGCCGTGCTCAAGACGGAGCCCGCGTCGGCCGGCCCGCTGACCATCGAGACGGGCCGGGTGCACAGCGGCCGGCTGATGCTCCGCTTCGCCGGCGTCAAGGACCGCACCGGGGCCGAGGCGCTGCGCAACATCCTGCTGATCGCGGAAGTGGACCCGGCGGAGCTGCCGGAGGAGCCCGACGAGTACTACGACCACCAGCTGATGGACCTCGACGTGGTCCTCGCCGACGGCACCGAGATCGGCCGGATCACCGAGATCTCCCACCTGCCCTCGCAGGACCTCTTCATCGTCGAGCGGCCGGACGGCTCCGAGGTGATGATCCCCTTCGTCGAGGAGATCGTCGCCGAGATCGACCTGGAGGAGCAGCGCTGCGTCATCACCCCGCCGCCCGGGCTGATCGACGAGCGCGAGGCCGTCATCGACTCGACCCGTGACGAGGACTCCGGGGACGACGCCTGA
- the trmD gene encoding tRNA (guanosine(37)-N1)-methyltransferase TrmD, which translates to MRLDVVTIFPEYLEPLNVSLVGKARARGQLDVHVHDLRDWTYDRHNTVDDTPYGGGPGMVMKTEPWGEALDAALADGYEAGAHGPVVVVPTPSGRPFTQELAVELSERPWLIFTPARYEGIDRRVMDEYATRMPVYEVSIGDYVLAGGEAAVLVVTEAVARLLPGVLGNAESHRDDSFAPGEMANLLEGPVYTKPPQWRGRDIPEVLLSGHHGKIARWRRDEAFRRTAQNRPDLIERCEASAFDKKDREILSILGWTPSADGRFWRRPEVVEE; encoded by the coding sequence ATGCGTCTCGACGTCGTCACGATCTTCCCCGAGTACCTGGAGCCGCTGAACGTCTCCCTCGTCGGCAAGGCCCGCGCCCGCGGGCAGCTCGACGTACACGTCCACGACCTGCGGGACTGGACGTACGACCGGCACAACACGGTCGACGACACCCCGTACGGCGGCGGTCCCGGCATGGTCATGAAGACCGAGCCGTGGGGCGAGGCACTGGACGCGGCGCTGGCCGACGGCTACGAGGCGGGCGCGCACGGGCCCGTCGTGGTCGTCCCCACGCCCAGCGGCCGCCCCTTCACCCAGGAACTGGCCGTCGAGCTCTCCGAGCGGCCCTGGCTGATCTTCACCCCGGCCCGGTACGAGGGCATCGACCGCCGGGTCATGGACGAGTACGCCACCCGCATGCCGGTGTACGAGGTCTCCATCGGCGACTACGTGCTGGCGGGCGGCGAGGCCGCCGTCCTGGTCGTCACCGAGGCCGTGGCCCGGCTGCTGCCCGGGGTGCTCGGCAACGCCGAATCGCACCGCGACGACTCCTTCGCGCCGGGCGAGATGGCCAACCTGCTGGAGGGGCCCGTCTACACCAAGCCCCCGCAGTGGCGCGGCCGGGACATCCCCGAGGTGCTGCTCAGCGGCCACCACGGGAAGATCGCACGCTGGCGCCGGGACGAGGCCTTCCGCCGGACCGCGCAGAACCGCCCGGACCTGATCGAGCGCTGCGAGGCCTCCGCCTTCGACAAGAAGGACCGGGAGATCCTCTCCATCCTGGGCTGGACGCCGTCCGCGGACGGCCGATTTTGGCGCAGGCCCGAGGTCGTGGAAGAATAG
- the rplS gene encoding 50S ribosomal protein L19, with protein MSHLLDGVNAAALRSDVPAFRPGDTINVHVRVIEGNRSRIQQFKGVVIRRQGAGVSETFTVRKVSFSVGVERTFPVHSPIFEKIELVTRGDVRRAKLYYLRELRGKAAKIKEKRDK; from the coding sequence ATGTCTCACCTGCTCGATGGCGTCAACGCCGCCGCGCTCCGCTCGGACGTCCCGGCCTTCCGCCCGGGTGACACGATCAACGTGCACGTCCGCGTGATCGAGGGCAACCGCTCCCGTATCCAGCAGTTCAAGGGCGTCGTCATCCGTCGCCAGGGCGCCGGGGTCTCCGAGACCTTCACCGTCCGCAAGGTCTCCTTCAGCGTCGGCGTGGAGCGCACCTTCCCGGTCCACTCCCCGATCTTCGAGAAGATCGAGCTCGTCACCCGCGGTGACGTGCGCCGTGCGAAGCTGTACTACCTCCGTGAGCTCCGCGGCAAGGCCGCGAAGATCAAGGAGAAGCGCGACAAGTAA
- the rpsP gene encoding 30S ribosomal protein S16 yields the protein MAVKIKLKRLGKIRQPHYRIVVADARTRRDGRAIEEIGIYHPTYNPSRIEVNAERAQYWLSVGAQPTEAVLAILKLTGDWQAHKGLPAPAPLLQPETKESKRRSFDEFAKALEGIGEGKGEAITQKAKKADKKADEAEAAAESTEA from the coding sequence GTGGCAGTCAAGATCAAGCTCAAGCGCCTCGGCAAGATTCGCCAGCCGCACTACCGCATCGTCGTCGCCGACGCCCGCACCCGCCGGGATGGTCGCGCGATCGAGGAGATCGGTATCTACCACCCGACCTACAACCCGTCGCGCATCGAGGTCAACGCCGAGCGTGCGCAGTACTGGCTGTCCGTCGGCGCCCAGCCCACCGAGGCTGTGCTCGCCATCCTGAAGCTGACCGGTGACTGGCAGGCCCACAAGGGTCTCCCCGCCCCCGCGCCGCTCCTGCAGCCGGAGACGAAGGAGAGCAAGCGTCGCTCCTTCGACGAGTTCGCCAAGGCCCTCGAGGGCATCGGCGAGGGCAAGGGCGAGGCCATCACGCAGAAGGCGAAGAAGGCCGACAAGAAGGCGGACGAGGCTGAGGCCGCCGCCGAGTCGACCGAGGCCTGA